A single Clavibacter nebraskensis NCPPB 2581 DNA region contains:
- a CDS encoding MFS transporter, which produces MSTPPETSPIPIPDERQVRGSHFVDLSPLKESPAFARLWAGNAIAGIGSQMTVVAIGLHVYELTGSTGSVALVGVLSLLPMILAGLYGGMLADAFDRRKVALIASCVAWGSTIVLAALAWTHAETVGSLYALSILNAVAATVIGTSRQAILPRILPPHLLPAASALGGISLGVMVTVGPALAGVLVASVGFQWTYTVDAVLFLAAFTGVLALPRIAPEGEVQRPGLASIKYGLGFLRTAPNIRMSFIVDIIAMTFGQPRVLFPAAGAVVLGGGPVTVGILTAAGAVGSLVSSVLSGSVGRVTRHGRAIRWAIVAYGLSTAGFGLVLLLASKPGVLHGIGSRIEDASVPGIVAASVLLACTGAADNISSIFRNTMLQTAVPDNMRGRLQGIFIVVVTGGPRLGDAYIGIVTLFAALWVPSLVGGLLIAVVVWVLIRALPSFERYDSRNPTP; this is translated from the coding sequence GTGAGCACCCCGCCCGAGACCTCCCCCATCCCGATCCCCGACGAGCGGCAGGTGCGCGGCAGCCACTTCGTCGACCTGTCGCCGCTGAAGGAGAGCCCCGCGTTCGCGCGGCTCTGGGCGGGCAACGCGATCGCGGGCATCGGCAGCCAGATGACGGTCGTGGCCATCGGGCTGCACGTGTACGAGCTGACGGGATCCACCGGATCGGTCGCGCTCGTGGGCGTGCTGTCGCTGCTGCCGATGATCCTCGCGGGGCTCTACGGCGGCATGCTCGCCGACGCGTTCGACCGGCGGAAGGTCGCGCTCATCGCGTCGTGCGTGGCGTGGGGGTCGACCATCGTGCTGGCGGCGCTCGCGTGGACGCACGCGGAGACGGTGGGGTCGCTCTACGCGCTGAGCATCCTCAACGCGGTCGCGGCGACGGTGATCGGGACGAGCCGGCAGGCGATCCTCCCCCGTATCCTCCCGCCGCACCTGCTGCCCGCGGCCAGCGCGCTGGGCGGGATCAGCCTCGGCGTGATGGTCACGGTGGGGCCGGCGCTCGCGGGCGTGCTCGTGGCGTCGGTCGGGTTCCAGTGGACCTACACGGTCGACGCCGTGCTCTTCCTCGCGGCGTTCACGGGCGTGCTCGCGCTGCCGCGGATCGCGCCCGAGGGCGAGGTGCAGCGGCCGGGGCTGGCGTCCATCAAGTACGGGCTGGGGTTCCTGAGGACGGCGCCGAACATCCGCATGTCCTTCATCGTCGACATCATCGCCATGACCTTCGGGCAGCCGCGTGTGCTGTTCCCGGCGGCGGGCGCCGTCGTGCTCGGCGGCGGGCCGGTGACGGTGGGGATCCTCACGGCCGCCGGCGCCGTCGGCAGCCTGGTGAGCAGCGTGCTGAGCGGATCCGTCGGCCGGGTCACGCGGCACGGCCGGGCCATCCGCTGGGCCATCGTCGCGTACGGGCTCTCCACCGCGGGCTTCGGCCTCGTCCTGCTGCTCGCCTCGAAGCCGGGCGTGCTGCACGGCATCGGCTCGCGGATCGAGGACGCGAGCGTGCCCGGCATCGTCGCCGCCTCCGTGCTGCTGGCCTGCACGGGCGCGGCCGACAACATCTCCTCGATCTTCCGCAACACCATGCTGCAGACCGCGGTGCCGGACAACATGCGCGGGCGACTACAGGGCATCTTCATCGTCGTGGTGACGGGCGGGCCGCGGCTCGGCGACGCGTACATCGGCATCGTCACGCTGTTCGCGGCGCTGTGGGTGCCGTCGCTCGTGGGCGGGCTGCTGATCGCGGTGGTGGTGTGGGTCCTCATCCGCGCGCTGCCGTCGTTCGAGCGGTACGACTCCCGGAACCCGACGCCGTGA
- a CDS encoding HNH endonuclease family protein, translating to MARRSGAGSGAAGGVASGPGAEPGSTGSARLALDGLEVRREERVPGYDRESFAWRTDVDRNGCDTRNDVLRRDLADAEIRGGTRGCVVQAGVLEDPYSGARVSFDRSRDPEAVQIDHVVSLSDAWSAGAWRWDADYRAAFANDPLELVAASAAENNAKSDATADAWLPADPAEACALVVRQVSIKVRTELSVTRAEHDAMARVLDGCGDVPLLSSDDVGWPAPVR from the coding sequence GTGGCGCGGCGATCCGGGGCCGGATCGGGCGCGGCCGGCGGCGTCGCGTCGGGGCCGGGCGCGGAGCCGGGCTCCACCGGATCCGCGCGGCTCGCCCTCGACGGGCTCGAGGTGCGGAGGGAGGAGCGCGTGCCCGGCTACGACCGCGAGTCCTTCGCCTGGCGCACGGATGTCGACCGCAACGGCTGCGACACCCGCAACGACGTGCTGCGGCGCGACCTCGCCGACGCGGAGATCCGCGGCGGCACGCGCGGCTGCGTCGTGCAGGCGGGCGTGCTGGAGGATCCGTACTCGGGGGCGCGCGTGTCGTTCGACCGGTCGCGGGATCCGGAGGCCGTGCAGATCGACCACGTCGTGTCGCTGTCGGACGCGTGGTCGGCCGGCGCGTGGCGCTGGGACGCGGACTACCGCGCCGCGTTCGCCAACGACCCGCTGGAGCTGGTCGCCGCGTCCGCCGCCGAGAACAACGCGAAGTCCGACGCGACGGCCGACGCATGGCTGCCCGCGGATCCGGCCGAGGCGTGCGCGCTCGTCGTGCGACAGGTGTCGATCAAGGTGCGCACCGAGCTCAGCGTGACGCGGGCCGAGCACGACGCGATGGCGCGCGTGCTCGACGGGTGCGGGGACGTGCCGCTCCTCAGCTCCGACGACGTGGGCTGGCCGGCGCCGGTGCGCTGA
- a CDS encoding DASS family sodium-coupled anion symporter, translating into MATVATPAAPDASASAAARRARRSRIIQVVVIVAVAVGIALVPPPAGVDPRGMHMAGIFVGTVLALILQPLPTAPVALVGLAVAMLTGTMTTDGEALVGFANPTIWLIVASFFIADGFLVTGLGRRIALAFVSRLGGSSLGLAYGMALTDLVLAPATPSNTARAGGVVYPIVASLSRVQGSSPDSDGSRRRLGSYLALTSVQVNTVTSAMFVTAMAGNPVAQKAAADLGIEVTWGGWALAALVPGLLSLVVVPWAMSRVYPPTLTRTPEAPAHAREELRGLGPLSGHERIMAGTFVLLLVLWCGGSLFGIPATAAAFGGIAVLLVTGVLKWSHLAANASAWSTLIFFAVLVGMADQLDALGVIDLVGGAVSGSVGGLPWPWAFAVLALVYFFSHYLFASNTAHIVAMYAVFLGAAVATGTPPLFAALVLGFIGNLFGGISHYASGPSGVVFGSGYVTTREWFRVGFVMAVVLIVIWGVVGTAWMGVLGLLA; encoded by the coding sequence GTGGCCACGGTCGCCACCCCGGCAGCACCCGACGCCTCCGCCTCCGCGGCCGCCCGTCGTGCCCGCCGCTCGCGGATCATCCAGGTCGTCGTCATCGTGGCCGTCGCGGTCGGCATCGCCCTCGTCCCGCCGCCCGCCGGGGTCGACCCGCGCGGCATGCACATGGCCGGGATCTTCGTCGGCACGGTCCTCGCCCTGATCCTCCAGCCGCTGCCCACCGCGCCCGTCGCCCTGGTCGGCCTCGCGGTCGCGATGCTCACCGGCACCATGACCACGGACGGCGAGGCGCTCGTCGGCTTCGCGAACCCCACCATCTGGCTCATCGTCGCGTCGTTCTTCATCGCCGACGGCTTCCTCGTCACGGGCCTCGGCCGCCGCATCGCGCTCGCGTTCGTGTCGCGGCTCGGCGGATCGAGCCTCGGCCTCGCCTACGGCATGGCGCTCACCGACCTGGTGCTCGCGCCCGCGACGCCGTCGAACACCGCGCGGGCGGGTGGCGTCGTCTACCCGATCGTCGCGTCGCTCAGCCGGGTCCAGGGCTCCAGCCCCGATTCGGACGGGTCGCGACGCCGCCTCGGCTCCTACCTGGCGCTCACGAGCGTGCAGGTCAACACCGTCACCTCCGCGATGTTCGTCACGGCGATGGCCGGCAACCCCGTCGCGCAGAAGGCGGCGGCCGACCTCGGCATCGAGGTCACCTGGGGCGGCTGGGCGCTCGCGGCGCTCGTGCCGGGCCTCCTCAGCCTGGTCGTCGTGCCGTGGGCGATGTCGCGCGTCTACCCGCCCACGCTCACCCGCACGCCCGAGGCGCCGGCGCACGCGCGCGAGGAGCTGCGGGGGCTCGGGCCGCTGTCGGGCCACGAGCGCATCATGGCGGGGACCTTCGTGCTGCTGCTCGTGCTCTGGTGCGGCGGATCCCTGTTCGGCATCCCCGCGACAGCCGCGGCTTTCGGGGGCATCGCGGTGCTGCTCGTCACGGGCGTCCTCAAGTGGTCGCACCTCGCCGCCAATGCCTCGGCCTGGTCGACGCTCATCTTCTTCGCGGTGCTCGTCGGCATGGCCGACCAGCTCGACGCGCTCGGCGTCATCGACCTGGTGGGCGGCGCCGTCTCCGGATCCGTCGGCGGCCTGCCCTGGCCGTGGGCCTTCGCCGTGCTCGCGCTCGTCTACTTCTTCTCGCACTACCTGTTCGCGTCGAACACGGCGCACATCGTCGCGATGTACGCGGTGTTCCTCGGCGCCGCGGTCGCGACCGGCACGCCGCCGCTGTTCGCCGCGCTCGTGCTCGGCTTCATCGGCAACCTGTTCGGCGGCATCTCGCACTACGCGTCGGGGCCGTCCGGCGTGGTCTTCGGATCCGGCTACGTCACGACGAGGGAGTGGTTCCGCGTCGGCTTCGTGATGGCGGTCGTTCTCATTGTCATCTGGGGCGTCGTCGGCACCGCGTGGATGGGCGTGCTCGGCCTCCTCGCCTGA
- a CDS encoding HelD family protein, whose product MTGTELDRERAYVTRLYGRLDAVRAETRDQLTAVRDSPTGGTHQNRSERDAFARIYEDRLQALREVDERLVFGRLEFEDGHLPEDEPRDGAPARAVGDGDPVYRYIGRIGLRDDDLQPLLLDWRVPQASAFYQATAATPLGARARRHLTTHGREVVHVEDEVFDPTLLDEGRTSLQGEGALLAALAAGRTGRMNDIVATIQAEQDRIIRSDLRGVLVVQGGPGTGKTAVALHRAAYLLYSHRDRLASSGVLVVGPSRSFLQYIEAVLPSLGETGVVLASVGQLYPGIDAAGEDAPEVAAVKGSAEMAGLLQRAVRSRQVVPTEAVTLDVNGERIVLEPSLVANALRRAQDSRKPHNEARVVFNKAALGSLAQLLASQMRRNGSALDDSDLAMLREDLRTSYDVKVALNTAWLPLTPEKLIQDLYARPNWLASLTPRWSPEKRALLRRDRDAPFTIADVPLLDEAAQLLGEFSAQADASAREREQQRLRDIENAEQAIENMGVGGIVSAERLAEGFAEQAARRTTAERAASDRTWTYGHIVVDEAQELSPMQWRVLLRRCPLRSFTIVGDVAQASSAVGVTSWQDALGPVLGREWRLEELTVNYRTPARIAEAAERMAIAHGLPVTRSRAVREGEHPIDTVEVAADEVVSAVVDVVDEEREGDEAGTLAVIARDDRVEGLHRALAERFGSAVGIGVGGLGRPIAVLGSQEAKGLEFDVVVIAEPDEILAHTSRGAAGLYVAMTRPTQRLHIVTSTGFSA is encoded by the coding sequence GTGACCGGTACGGAGCTGGATCGCGAGCGGGCGTACGTCACCCGCCTCTACGGGCGACTCGACGCGGTGCGGGCGGAGACCCGGGATCAGCTGACCGCGGTGCGCGACAGCCCCACGGGCGGCACGCACCAGAACCGCTCCGAGCGCGACGCGTTCGCCCGCATCTACGAGGACCGCCTGCAGGCGCTCCGCGAGGTCGACGAGCGCCTCGTCTTCGGGCGGCTCGAGTTCGAGGACGGGCACCTGCCGGAGGACGAGCCGCGCGACGGCGCCCCGGCGCGGGCCGTCGGCGACGGGGATCCCGTCTACCGGTACATCGGCCGCATCGGCCTCCGCGACGACGACCTCCAGCCGCTCCTCCTCGACTGGCGCGTGCCGCAGGCGAGCGCCTTCTACCAGGCCACCGCCGCGACCCCGCTCGGCGCCCGGGCCCGCCGCCACCTCACCACGCACGGCCGCGAGGTCGTGCACGTGGAGGACGAGGTCTTCGATCCCACGCTCCTCGACGAGGGCCGCACCAGCCTCCAGGGCGAGGGCGCGCTGCTCGCCGCGCTCGCCGCGGGACGCACCGGCCGGATGAACGACATCGTCGCCACCATCCAGGCCGAGCAGGACCGCATCATCCGCTCCGACCTCCGCGGCGTCCTCGTCGTCCAGGGCGGCCCCGGCACCGGCAAGACCGCGGTCGCGCTGCACCGCGCGGCGTACCTCCTCTACTCGCACCGCGACCGGCTCGCGTCCTCGGGCGTGCTCGTCGTGGGGCCGAGCCGCTCCTTCCTCCAGTACATCGAGGCCGTGCTGCCGTCCCTCGGTGAGACGGGCGTCGTGCTCGCGAGCGTCGGCCAGCTGTACCCGGGCATCGACGCGGCCGGCGAGGACGCGCCCGAGGTCGCGGCCGTCAAGGGATCCGCCGAGATGGCCGGCCTCCTGCAGCGCGCCGTCCGCTCGCGCCAGGTCGTGCCCACCGAGGCCGTCACGCTCGACGTCAACGGCGAGCGCATCGTGCTCGAGCCGTCGCTCGTCGCGAACGCGCTCCGCCGCGCGCAGGACAGCCGGAAGCCGCACAACGAGGCGCGCGTCGTCTTCAACAAGGCCGCGCTCGGATCCCTCGCGCAGCTCCTCGCCTCGCAGATGCGCCGCAACGGCAGCGCCCTCGACGACAGCGACCTCGCGATGCTCCGCGAGGACCTCCGCACCTCCTACGACGTGAAGGTCGCGCTCAACACCGCGTGGTTGCCGCTCACCCCCGAGAAGCTGATCCAGGACCTCTATGCGCGCCCGAACTGGCTCGCCTCGCTCACCCCGCGGTGGAGCCCGGAGAAGCGCGCGCTCCTCCGCCGCGACCGCGACGCGCCGTTCACCATCGCCGACGTGCCGCTCCTCGACGAGGCCGCCCAGCTCCTCGGCGAGTTCAGCGCGCAGGCCGACGCGAGTGCGCGCGAGCGCGAGCAGCAGCGCCTCCGCGACATCGAGAACGCCGAGCAGGCCATCGAGAACATGGGCGTTGGCGGCATCGTCTCCGCCGAGCGCCTCGCGGAGGGCTTCGCCGAGCAGGCCGCGCGGCGCACGACCGCCGAGCGCGCCGCATCCGACCGCACCTGGACCTACGGCCACATCGTGGTCGACGAGGCGCAGGAGCTCAGCCCCATGCAGTGGCGCGTGCTCCTCCGCCGCTGCCCGCTGCGCTCGTTCACGATCGTCGGCGACGTCGCGCAGGCCAGCTCGGCCGTGGGCGTCACCAGCTGGCAGGACGCGCTCGGGCCGGTGCTCGGCCGAGAGTGGCGCCTCGAGGAGCTCACCGTCAACTACCGCACGCCCGCCCGGATCGCCGAGGCCGCCGAGCGCATGGCCATCGCGCACGGCCTCCCGGTCACCCGCTCCCGAGCCGTCCGCGAAGGCGAGCACCCCATCGACACCGTCGAGGTGGCGGCCGACGAGGTCGTGTCCGCCGTGGTCGACGTCGTCGACGAGGAGCGCGAGGGCGACGAGGCGGGCACGCTCGCCGTCATCGCCCGCGACGACCGGGTGGAGGGTCTGCACCGCGCGCTCGCCGAGCGGTTCGGATCCGCGGTCGGCATCGGCGTCGGCGGGCTCGGTCGGCCCATCGCCGTGCTCGGCTCGCAGGAGGCCAAGGGCCTCGAGTTCGACGTCGTCGTGATCGCCGAGCCGGACGAGATCCTCGCGCACACGTCGCGCGGGGCGGCCGGCCTCTACGTCGCGATGACGCGGCCCACGCAGCGCCTGCACATCGTCACCTCGACGGGCTTCTCCGCCTGA
- a CDS encoding VanZ family protein encodes MLLRHPVLGTATALYLGLVAWITLSPEPYDHRIDGYLFRALRALHRHDGTSWITYSSVEGAANVAMFLPVGMFLVLLLGRSRWWLAIALGVGLSALIETAQMFLPTRVSDVRDIVHNGLGALLGVVLVLILTARSENARRRALRRRPLPAATGPQCLVGTRR; translated from the coding sequence ATGCTCCTCCGCCATCCCGTCCTCGGAACCGCCACGGCCCTGTACCTCGGCCTGGTCGCGTGGATCACGCTGTCGCCGGAGCCCTACGACCATCGCATCGACGGCTACCTCTTCCGCGCCCTCCGCGCCCTCCACCGGCACGACGGCACGTCGTGGATCACGTACTCCTCCGTCGAGGGCGCCGCGAACGTCGCGATGTTCCTGCCCGTCGGCATGTTCCTGGTGCTGCTGCTCGGCCGATCCCGCTGGTGGCTCGCCATCGCGCTCGGCGTCGGCCTCTCGGCGCTCATCGAGACCGCGCAGATGTTCCTGCCCACGCGCGTCTCCGACGTCCGCGACATCGTGCACAACGGCCTGGGCGCGCTGCTCGGCGTCGTGCTCGTCCTGATCCTCACGGCCCGCTCCGAGAACGCCCGCCGCCGCGCGCTCCGCCGACGCCCGCTGCCCGCCGCGACGGGCCCGCAGTGCCTGGTCGGCACGCGCCGCTGA